The proteins below are encoded in one region of Acanthochromis polyacanthus isolate Apoly-LR-REF ecotype Palm Island chromosome 4, KAUST_Apoly_ChrSc, whole genome shotgun sequence:
- the LOC110967801 gene encoding guanine nucleotide-binding protein G(I)/G(S)/G(O) subunit gamma-5 — MSGSSNIVAMKKIVQQLRLEAGLNRVKVSQAAADLQQFCLQNAQQDPLLTGMSSSNNPFRPQKVCSFL, encoded by the exons ATGTCGGGATCGTCCAACATCGTGGCGATGAAGAAAATCGTCCAGCAGCTGCGCCTTGAGGCCGGACTAAACCGAGTGAAG GTGTCTCAGGCCGCCGCCGACCTGCAGCAGTTCTGCCTCCAGAACGCCCAGCAGGACCCTCTGCTCACCGGCATGTCGTCCAGCAACAACCCGTTCCGACCGCAGAAAGTCTGCTCCTTCCTATAG
- the rpf1 gene encoding ribosome production factor 1 has product MDITEVPVSRDSAGKNKKNKKQKQKKKKKSLEGAVEGKETEEKKTEEKMEASFPPTFSVSEIKNKQRRHLMFMKLKQEKRKQKMQLKKKKKKEREALGDKAPPKEVPKTIENQRVFDETTVDPEDEEVAFDEGTDEFSAYFNGLTNPKVLITTSDRPRGRTMKFCEQLATVVPNSHVYYRKGLPLKRIIPQCVSRNFTYLMVINEDRQTPNGLVLCHLPDGPTAHFKVSSVRLRKEMKRRGKDPTEHSPEVILNNFSTRLGHTVGRLFAALFPQEPQFVGRQVATFHNQRDFIFFRFHRYIFKNEKKVGIQELGPRFTLKLRSLQKGTFDSKFGEYEWVLKRHEMDACRRKFQL; this is encoded by the exons atggacaTCACGGAGGTTCCCGTGAGTCGGGACAGCGCCGGTaagaacaagaagaacaagaaacagaaacagaagaaaaagaagaagagtcTGGAGGGCGCCGTAGAAGGAaaggagacggaggagaagaagacggaggagaagatggaggccTCCTTCCCCCCAACGTTCAGCGTGTCCGAGATAAAGAACAAACAGCGGAGACACCTGATGTTCATGAAGCTGAAGCAGGAGAAAAGAAAG CAAAAGATGCagctgaagaaaaagaagaaaaaagagcgAGAAGCTTTAGGTGACAAG GCGCCACCAAAGGAGGTCCCCAAGACCATAGAAAACCAGAGAGTGTTCGACGAGACCACGGTGGATCCAGAAGATGAAGAG GTTGCTTTTGATGAGGGAACTGATGAATTTTCTGCCTATTTCAACGGTTTGACGAATCCCAAAGTGCTCATCACGACGTCAGACCGACCCAGAGGG AGGACGATGAAGTTTTGTGAGCAGCTGGCCACGGTCGTCCCAAACTCCCACGTTTACTACAGAAAAGGCCTGCCGCTGAAGAGGATCATTCCTCAGTGCGTCTCCAGGAACTTCACCTACCTCATGGTCATCAACGAGGATCGCCAGACGCCCA ATGGTCTGGTTCTCTGTCACCTCCCTGATGGACCGACTGCTCACTTCAAGGTCAGCAGTGTTCGACTACGCAAGGAGATGAAG AGACGAGGTAAAGATCCGACCGAACATTCTCCAGAGGTGATCCTCAACAACTTCAGCACCCGTCTGGGACACACCGTCGGCCGACTGTTCGCCGCGCTCTTCCCTCAGGAGCCTCAGTTTGTGGGCCGGCAGGTCGCCACCTTCCACAACCAGAGAGACTTCATCTTCTTCAGGTTCCACAG GTACATCTTCAAGAACGAGAAGAAGGTGGGCATCCAGGAGCTCGGACCTCGCTTCACCCTCAAACTCCGCTCTCTGCAGAAAGGAACCTTCGACTCAAAGTTTGGGGAGTACGAGTGGGTGCTGAAG CGCCATGAGATGGACGCCTGCAGACGGAAGTTCCAGCTTTAA